Proteins from a single region of Sphaerochaeta globosa str. Buddy:
- a CDS encoding phytoene desaturase family protein codes for MSEQSRIIIVGAGISGLTAATSLAMRGHSVLVLEKHATCGGLVNSFEREGFLFDGGIRAVENAGMVKPMLKELAIDLPLLPSKVSLGVEDRIMKADSKQSLADYEKLLKELYPESVGDVEKVIQVIAKFDVYMQVLFGSDSPFFKDAKRDIRYYLSTFILWFFRFLATGAAIMRMRMPMEQFLGGLVENQALRDIISQHFFKKTPAFFAMSYFSLYPDYYYPKGGVGSIPKALEQRLREIGSEVRTKTEVVKVDALHKVLTDSTGRQYTYDKLIWCADLKHLYRMVSSEGFPPPVKTKIVQEQERILASRGAESVFTLFVAVDLPPSYFSTISEGHFFYTPSRKGIGELHRSELTALLADWDTLDRDRLYTWLDAFCRLNTYEISIPVLNDSSAAPEGKTGLIVSFLFDYELTRRIEQDGWYGQFDKRISEYMISTLTDSVYPALKEHILFSFTTSPLSIERKFNCSEGAIVGWSFEQKVPIEAGMLNMKQAIRTPIPDIYRAGQWTVSPAGLPTCIMTARMAADLVHAELSVQK; via the coding sequence GTGTCCGAACAGAGTAGGATTATCATCGTAGGTGCAGGAATTTCTGGCCTGACAGCTGCAACCTCTCTTGCCATGCGGGGCCATTCGGTACTGGTACTGGAAAAGCATGCAACCTGTGGAGGCTTGGTGAACTCCTTTGAGCGGGAGGGCTTTCTCTTTGACGGAGGAATCCGGGCAGTTGAGAACGCCGGTATGGTCAAGCCTATGCTCAAGGAACTTGCGATAGACCTTCCTTTATTGCCAAGCAAGGTTTCCCTGGGCGTTGAGGACAGAATCATGAAAGCCGACAGCAAACAGAGCCTTGCCGACTATGAGAAGCTGCTTAAGGAGCTCTATCCGGAAAGTGTTGGTGATGTAGAGAAGGTTATACAGGTCATCGCCAAATTCGACGTGTATATGCAAGTTCTCTTTGGCAGCGACAGCCCCTTCTTCAAGGATGCCAAGCGTGATATTCGCTATTACCTGAGTACTTTCATTCTCTGGTTTTTCCGCTTCCTGGCAACCGGAGCCGCTATCATGCGCATGCGCATGCCCATGGAGCAGTTTCTCGGGGGACTGGTGGAAAACCAAGCACTCAGGGATATTATATCCCAGCACTTCTTCAAGAAAACTCCAGCATTCTTTGCCATGAGTTACTTCTCCCTCTATCCTGATTACTACTACCCCAAGGGGGGTGTAGGAAGCATTCCAAAGGCACTTGAGCAGCGCCTTAGGGAAATCGGATCGGAAGTAAGGACCAAGACGGAAGTGGTGAAGGTTGATGCACTGCACAAGGTTCTTACTGATAGTACTGGAAGGCAATACACGTATGACAAGCTGATTTGGTGTGCAGACTTGAAGCATCTCTATCGCATGGTCTCAAGTGAAGGTTTCCCCCCTCCAGTGAAGACCAAGATTGTTCAGGAGCAAGAGAGAATTCTTGCAAGCCGGGGAGCTGAGTCGGTGTTTACGCTCTTTGTGGCTGTTGATCTGCCGCCTTCGTACTTCAGTACTATTTCAGAGGGACACTTCTTCTATACCCCTTCCCGAAAAGGCATTGGGGAGCTGCATCGCTCAGAACTTACAGCACTGCTTGCTGATTGGGATACGTTGGACCGTGATAGGCTCTACACGTGGCTGGATGCTTTCTGCCGCTTGAACACCTATGAGATATCGATTCCTGTCCTGAATGACAGCAGTGCAGCACCAGAGGGAAAGACGGGGCTTATCGTCAGCTTCCTCTTTGACTATGAGCTGACACGAAGGATTGAACAGGATGGGTGGTACGGGCAGTTTGACAAGCGCATCAGTGAATATATGATTTCTACCCTTACAGATTCGGTCTATCCAGCGCTGAAGGAGCATATTCTTTTCTCGTTTACGACAAGCCCGTTGAGCATTGAGAGGAAATTCAACTGTTCTGAAGGTGCCATAGTCGGCTGGTCCTTTGAGCAGAAGGTACCCATTGAGGCAGGGATGCTGAATATGAAACAGGCTATCCGTACCCCGATTCCCGATATCTATCGGGCAGGACAGTGGACGGTAAGCCCTGCCGGGCTTCCTACCTGCATTATGACAGCAAGGATGGCAGCCGACTTGGTACATGCTGAGCTTTCTGTTCAAAAATAG
- a CDS encoding ABC transporter substrate-binding protein → MKRKVLYSGLIMLAIGLVLLLPVTAAGTKEQAQTPQFEGESFWTVEGYDYDKLVAAAQAEGSLVARWQSGRAPQAAQAFEAKYGIKTVASPRFDDSENIERLRREVQANNVQVDILGMDDGAIILSEFIPKGMTVSWTPPDLAQFIDDKEEYPQVVYWQPCIIGYNSSVYSESPIKNLWELTEEKWRGKFVTCDPQIQPYMWHFFAAAIDHGDEFAAAYEQLYGKKLVTKYENAGWEWVAQLFANSPIAVEHDTEVAKAIGSPGQTDPPIGIHTLTRHRDAKEQNLHLGFDPNVIPAVGFAMPTYMVIPVDAPHPNAARLWARFLLTEEGSFPWTNVVGGFSPNQTISASASNPYTSLWGEWLDVLLMFDPMQSAAVRRDLIDMWLMSQKK, encoded by the coding sequence ATGAAAAGAAAGGTTTTGTATTCCGGTCTCATCATGCTCGCAATCGGATTGGTCCTTCTTCTTCCCGTAACGGCAGCAGGAACCAAGGAACAAGCTCAGACTCCACAATTTGAAGGGGAATCCTTCTGGACAGTTGAAGGCTATGACTATGACAAACTGGTAGCAGCAGCACAGGCCGAAGGGTCCTTGGTAGCTCGCTGGCAGTCGGGTCGAGCACCACAGGCAGCACAAGCCTTTGAAGCCAAGTACGGTATCAAGACAGTGGCAAGCCCACGGTTTGATGACTCCGAGAACATCGAACGATTGAGAAGAGAAGTCCAGGCAAACAACGTGCAAGTCGACATTCTGGGAATGGACGATGGAGCCATTATTCTCTCCGAGTTCATCCCCAAGGGAATGACCGTCTCCTGGACACCTCCTGACCTTGCCCAGTTCATCGATGACAAAGAGGAGTATCCCCAAGTTGTCTACTGGCAGCCCTGTATCATCGGCTATAACTCATCTGTCTACTCTGAGTCCCCCATCAAGAACCTCTGGGAGTTGACTGAAGAAAAGTGGAGAGGAAAGTTTGTTACCTGTGATCCCCAGATTCAACCCTACATGTGGCATTTCTTTGCTGCAGCGATCGACCATGGTGATGAATTTGCCGCTGCATATGAACAGCTCTATGGCAAGAAGCTCGTAACCAAATACGAGAACGCCGGTTGGGAGTGGGTCGCACAGCTGTTCGCCAATAGCCCCATCGCCGTCGAACACGACACCGAAGTTGCAAAAGCCATTGGCTCTCCCGGACAGACCGATCCTCCGATCGGCATCCATACGCTGACTCGTCATCGGGATGCCAAAGAGCAGAATCTTCACCTAGGGTTTGATCCCAACGTAATTCCTGCAGTAGGGTTTGCCATGCCTACCTACATGGTCATCCCCGTCGACGCCCCGCATCCGAATGCTGCACGACTTTGGGCTCGTTTCCTGCTCACCGAGGAAGGCAGCTTCCCATGGACCAATGTAGTTGGAGGCTTCTCACCAAACCAGACCATTTCTGCAAGTGCCAGCAACCCATACACCTCTTTGTGGGGTGAATGGCTGGACGTACTGTTGATGTTCGATCCGATGCAATCGGCAGCGGTTCGACGTGACCTGATCGATATGTGGCTGATGTCACAAAAGAAATAG
- a CDS encoding alcohol dehydrogenase catalytic domain-containing protein, with translation MKIKHRSKSTRIVSKHAFTKYPVTQGHEVSGMIVAVGKDVKGLFEGQKVTIEPQIVCGKCYPCEKMRD, from the coding sequence ATGAAAATCAAACATAGAAGCAAATCCACGAGAATTGTTAGCAAGCACGCCTTTACAAAATATCCTGTAACGCAAGGTCATGAAGTATCCGGTATGATTGTAGCCGTCGGGAAGGACGTTAAAGGACTATTTGAAGGGCAGAAAGTAACCATTGAGCCACAAATCGTCTGTGGAAAGTGTTACCCTTGCGAAAAAATGCGGGATTGA
- a CDS encoding ABC transporter permease, with product MKIHLRERFSSHERIHMLIKKKGSINPTMVLGLILALILTYLIAIPVFMLITESVQVHSIDVSYFQQNEGAFTLRYFQRALASKVSSVLFLSPLVNTLVIATCITLCTTIVGYILAWIITRTDIRFKKLFATLAVVPFMLPSWSYAAAWITLFKNRRQAGAPGILEVMGFTIPDALAYGPIPIIICLTMHYFPLAFLMFGNAFQRIDSQMEESAQILGANKLQTAIHILLPVMKPAIMSTILLTFARTVGTFGTPYTLGRPVRFNTLSTSLYFTYQSGEPGVMAVIALAMLIIGALLVALDVFVLREYKRYVTMGGKGQMSRPFTLGPVQLPMNLLVGLFLFVVIVLPLGVLALSTFMVTPGWFVRDNFTLQFWFAEETKVREAVPGLLRDPTLLSVAWTSIKVAGIGALICGTLGTLVGYAVVRLQQYRLSKYLRHLSFLPYLVPGIGFGAAYLVLFATGRGPIPALYGTLLLMILAMSVMYLPLTTRSAISSMAQMGAEPEEAAMILGAGWFTRMFKIVIPIQKRSLFSGILLAFIQGMKELSLVIMLAVPGLEVLTTLSIRYTDNALMQMSNGVILIIAFVTFLLTAVSQRLTKTSLAQGIGG from the coding sequence GTGAAAATACACCTACGAGAACGCTTCAGTTCCCATGAGCGCATCCATATGCTCATCAAAAAGAAAGGGTCCATCAATCCGACCATGGTGCTTGGTCTGATACTGGCTCTCATTCTTACTTACCTTATTGCAATACCGGTATTCATGCTGATTACTGAATCAGTACAAGTTCATTCAATAGACGTATCCTATTTCCAACAGAATGAAGGGGCTTTTACCCTGCGGTATTTTCAGCGGGCCTTGGCCTCGAAAGTATCCAGCGTATTGTTCCTTTCCCCCTTGGTGAACACGTTGGTGATCGCGACCTGTATCACCTTGTGTACGACAATAGTGGGGTATATCCTGGCTTGGATCATTACCCGTACGGATATTCGCTTTAAAAAGCTTTTTGCCACGTTGGCCGTGGTCCCCTTCATGCTCCCTTCGTGGAGCTATGCTGCAGCATGGATTACCCTGTTCAAGAACAGGAGACAAGCAGGAGCACCAGGAATTCTGGAAGTGATGGGTTTTACCATCCCCGACGCCCTGGCCTACGGCCCTATTCCCATTATTATCTGTCTGACCATGCACTATTTCCCCTTGGCCTTTCTTATGTTCGGAAATGCATTCCAACGAATTGACAGCCAGATGGAAGAGTCGGCACAGATTTTGGGAGCAAACAAACTCCAGACGGCCATCCATATCCTGCTCCCGGTCATGAAGCCGGCTATTATGTCTACCATCCTGTTGACCTTCGCCCGTACCGTCGGTACCTTCGGCACCCCCTATACGTTGGGAAGACCCGTGCGATTCAATACCCTGTCCACCTCCCTGTACTTCACCTACCAATCGGGAGAACCCGGAGTTATGGCGGTAATTGCACTGGCCATGCTCATTATTGGGGCTTTATTGGTAGCCCTCGATGTCTTTGTGCTCAGGGAATACAAACGGTATGTAACCATGGGAGGGAAGGGCCAGATGTCCCGTCCTTTCACCTTGGGCCCTGTTCAGCTCCCTATGAATCTCTTGGTAGGACTCTTCTTGTTCGTAGTAATCGTGCTTCCGTTGGGAGTCCTTGCTCTCTCCACCTTCATGGTAACTCCTGGCTGGTTTGTAAGGGATAACTTCACCCTGCAGTTCTGGTTTGCAGAGGAGACCAAAGTCAGGGAAGCAGTTCCCGGACTACTGCGTGACCCCACGTTATTATCGGTTGCGTGGACGAGCATCAAGGTTGCGGGAATCGGGGCCCTTATATGCGGAACGCTGGGAACCTTGGTGGGATATGCTGTTGTACGTCTTCAACAGTACCGCCTGAGCAAGTATCTCAGACATCTTTCCTTTTTACCCTATCTGGTACCGGGCATTGGCTTTGGTGCTGCTTATCTGGTTCTGTTTGCCACCGGTAGAGGGCCGATCCCAGCCCTGTATGGAACCCTGCTGCTGATGATACTTGCCATGAGTGTCATGTACTTGCCGCTTACAACGCGCTCGGCCATCAGTTCGATGGCGCAGATGGGTGCAGAACCCGAAGAAGCAGCAATGATACTCGGCGCTGGTTGGTTTACCAGAATGTTCAAGATAGTAATTCCCATTCAGAAGCGATCGTTGTTCAGCGGCATTCTCTTGGCATTCATCCAAGGTATGAAGGAGCTGAGCCTGGTCATTATGCTGGCAGTTCCCGGTTTGGAAGTGCTTACCACCTTGTCGATTCGGTATACCGACAATGCCCTGATGCAAATGTCCAATGGAGTGATTCTCATTATTGCTTTTGTGACCTTCCTATTAACTGCCGTCTCACAGCGGCTGACCAAGACCAGTCTTGCCCAAGGTATCGGCGGCTGA
- a CDS encoding LuxR C-terminal-related transcriptional regulator, which yields MLYAIISSFACSAYICLGILILVFGKSSPTQKAFVVFCATLAFWSFGSIGQQFYAEGASPSLFDCIYFTGSELFILAGIVFILFLTNGWRSRIYRLILLAITLRMALYQTANWLWNLLSQDFPSGFWFISHQLFCALESLFIPLVAFLWGRKSNLHREKIQANIIGISTILGTIIGVSVDFLSGTEGESPISCIIPLFWVAAMCYAIMRYGLMRFAPAQINRELVEHMNRPLFMIDTAWNITDLNDNAKRLIECNGPLKQPIAMKKIFLDQQGIEKRVNAIMKTETTVFSHTGFLKTLCGNLLPVVTNFSLIQDSWGGGIGILALCSPQIDLHDFIKRYNLSERQTDILRHIISGSSQAQTADTLCISLATVKTHTTSLYNHLGISSRSELYALLQGEKPKDFS from the coding sequence ATGCTATACGCAATAATTTCGAGTTTTGCCTGTAGCGCATATATTTGTCTCGGGATACTGATTCTTGTGTTTGGAAAGAGTTCCCCAACACAGAAGGCTTTTGTAGTTTTTTGCGCAACACTCGCCTTTTGGTCCTTCGGCAGCATAGGCCAGCAATTCTATGCTGAAGGTGCAAGCCCATCACTCTTTGACTGCATCTATTTTACCGGTTCGGAACTCTTCATACTCGCTGGCATCGTATTTATACTCTTTCTTACCAACGGTTGGCGGTCACGAATCTATCGCCTGATTCTCTTGGCAATCACGCTTCGCATGGCCCTCTACCAGACAGCCAACTGGCTTTGGAACCTGTTATCACAAGACTTCCCCTCCGGCTTCTGGTTCATCTCCCATCAACTATTCTGTGCGTTGGAATCGTTGTTCATTCCGCTGGTCGCCTTTCTTTGGGGTAGAAAATCAAATCTGCACCGAGAGAAAATCCAAGCAAACATTATTGGTATCAGCACCATCCTGGGGACAATCATTGGAGTATCAGTAGACTTCCTCTCGGGAACCGAAGGGGAAAGTCCCATATCCTGCATCATACCCCTGTTCTGGGTGGCGGCCATGTGTTATGCAATCATGCGCTACGGCCTTATGCGATTTGCTCCCGCGCAAATCAATCGCGAGTTGGTCGAACACATGAACCGTCCCCTTTTCATGATCGACACTGCATGGAATATTACCGACCTGAATGACAATGCCAAGAGGCTTATCGAATGCAATGGTCCACTCAAACAGCCCATTGCGATGAAGAAAATCTTTCTCGATCAGCAAGGCATAGAAAAACGCGTCAACGCTATCATGAAAACAGAAACTACCGTATTTTCGCACACAGGGTTTCTGAAAACCTTGTGCGGCAATCTCCTTCCGGTAGTAACCAACTTCTCCTTGATTCAAGATTCTTGGGGAGGGGGAATTGGAATACTTGCACTCTGTTCTCCCCAGATTGACCTGCATGATTTCATCAAGCGATACAATCTGAGTGAACGACAGACTGATATCCTTCGTCATATCATAAGCGGCAGTTCCCAGGCCCAGACCGCTGATACCCTGTGCATTAGTCTTGCAACCGTAAAAACCCATACAACCAGCCTGTACAACCACCTTGGTATATCCAGCCGTAGCGAACTCTATGCATTGCTGCAAGGTGAGAAACCAAAAGATTTTTCTTAG
- a CDS encoding DUF4417 domain-containing protein, translating to MDASIAAPSAISINATMVRRPSCIQQMPYFTRNFYPMVMPWGIPKLKRNRTLEFSNLGVMPFDETRQCDTRGTQKIVHFFISDDKFESVYLKPENCIEKLAQYTHILTPDFSLYSDMPLSVQLFNTFRNRWCGAFWQELGFSVFPTISWSNRDSFDFCFLGIPQKSIVAISTLGCKHYKEAFLLGYREMLKKIKPELVLCFDKPFPEMEKDTIFIDYKRFSKKEEKSWEDVDQNLDL from the coding sequence ATGGATGCTTCTATTGCTGCCCCGAGTGCCATAAGCATTAACGCAACAATGGTTCGACGTCCTTCCTGTATTCAGCAAATGCCCTATTTCACACGTAATTTCTATCCAATGGTTATGCCCTGGGGAATTCCCAAGCTAAAAAGGAATAGAACTCTCGAATTTTCTAACCTTGGGGTAATGCCATTCGATGAGACACGTCAATGCGATACTCGCGGTACCCAGAAAATCGTCCACTTCTTCATCTCCGATGATAAGTTTGAGTCTGTGTATCTCAAACCTGAAAATTGTATAGAGAAACTTGCCCAATACACTCACATCCTCACTCCTGACTTCAGTCTCTATTCAGACATGCCTTTATCGGTTCAACTTTTCAACACCTTCAGGAACAGATGGTGCGGAGCATTCTGGCAGGAACTAGGATTCTCAGTGTTTCCTACCATTTCATGGAGTAATAGAGATAGTTTCGATTTCTGCTTTCTAGGCATTCCTCAGAAATCAATTGTTGCAATCTCAACATTAGGATGTAAGCATTACAAGGAGGCCTTTTTACTTGGATATCGGGAGATGCTAAAAAAGATAAAACCCGAGTTAGTCCTTTGTTTTGATAAGCCTTTTCCAGAGATGGAGAAAGATACCATTTTTATCGATTACAAGCGATTCTCCAAGAAGGAGGAAAAATCATGGGAGGACGTGGACCAGAATCTCGATTTGTAG
- a CDS encoding helix-turn-helix domain-containing protein: MSPSKAQRLIAENIREHRLQRNLTQQELSSRSGVPLSTLRKFEQQGVLSLESLLKILMVLGMLDTVVNATKIEEIPFTSIDEIIALNAAPKRKRARSK; encoded by the coding sequence ATGTCTCCATCTAAAGCCCAGCGTCTTATTGCAGAGAACATCCGTGAACACAGGTTGCAACGCAACCTTACCCAACAAGAGCTATCATCCCGTTCAGGAGTTCCTCTCTCTACCCTGCGAAAGTTTGAACAGCAAGGGGTGCTTTCGCTGGAATCATTGCTAAAGATTCTGATGGTATTGGGTATGTTGGATACTGTAGTCAACGCCACGAAGATTGAAGAGATTCCTTTTACCTCTATCGATGAGATTATTGCCCTCAATGCAGCGCCTAAGCGAAAGAGAGCAAGGAGCAAGTGA
- a CDS encoding GntR family transcriptional regulator, protein MFGIELSRISPYTRPNSTKTQGEGLDLMKIENGQSLLEKRKDIPLYKQLKAALMVWIQESENGTPLPTEEELCHQFGVSRQTVRQAVLELVDEDFVSRRPGQGSFVKRKKISRDTRWALEDFNREMRFHGLDPETIVLSLTIEQSLDFVSRRLGIAKQEEVIVIRRQRFVDGWPVVIQQSYLPARLFSGFESKKKDLESRSLHSIIELDYKYELQSAERTVEAIPAPSREAELLKIAPGSPVLYSTSVWKTHEDVCVEFVLEWYRGDRSQFNIQLGRRKESSEK, encoded by the coding sequence ATGTTCGGTATTGAACTATCCAGAATCTCCCCGTATACTAGGCCCAACAGCACAAAAACACAGGGTGAGGGCTTGGACCTGATGAAAATTGAAAACGGACAGAGCTTGCTGGAAAAGCGCAAGGATATTCCTTTATACAAGCAACTGAAAGCTGCCTTGATGGTATGGATCCAGGAAAGTGAGAACGGAACACCCTTGCCTACAGAGGAAGAGCTCTGCCATCAATTCGGAGTCAGCAGACAAACAGTACGCCAGGCGGTTCTAGAGTTGGTTGATGAGGATTTTGTTTCCCGTCGACCAGGCCAGGGTTCGTTTGTTAAAAGAAAGAAGATCAGCCGCGATACCCGTTGGGCCTTGGAGGATTTCAACCGTGAGATGCGTTTCCATGGGTTGGATCCAGAGACGATAGTGCTTTCTTTGACCATAGAGCAAAGCTTGGACTTTGTATCGAGAAGACTGGGCATTGCCAAGCAGGAAGAAGTGATAGTTATCAGGCGTCAGAGGTTTGTTGATGGCTGGCCTGTGGTTATTCAGCAATCGTATCTGCCCGCTCGTCTATTTTCAGGCTTCGAATCAAAGAAGAAGGATCTTGAGAGTCGCTCACTCCACTCCATTATTGAACTGGATTACAAGTATGAGCTGCAAAGTGCCGAGCGTACGGTAGAGGCCATTCCGGCTCCTTCCAGAGAGGCAGAGCTCCTCAAGATCGCACCTGGCAGTCCGGTACTCTATAGCACAAGCGTGTGGAAAACCCATGAGGACGTTTGTGTTGAGTTCGTACTGGAGTGGTACCGCGGAGACCGCAGTCAGTTCAATATTCAGTTGGGAAGAAGGAAAGAGAGCTCGGAGAAGTAG
- a CDS encoding CPCC family cysteine-rich protein produces MGGRGPESRFVGPEQLAFGLEMKEKVMRARAQAQSTEGNTTMNSKPIAYRACVCCGEYTIPVEREYEKCPACGWIDDPYQNEHPDENEGMNPNSLNETRSMYNNRIGRPFKGK; encoded by the coding sequence ATGGGAGGACGTGGACCAGAATCTCGATTTGTAGGCCCAGAACAATTAGCCTTTGGTCTTGAGATGAAAGAAAAAGTGATGCGAGCTAGGGCACAAGCACAATCTACGGAAGGCAATACAACCATGAACAGTAAACCTATTGCTTATCGCGCTTGTGTATGCTGCGGGGAGTACACTATTCCAGTTGAAAGAGAGTATGAGAAATGCCCCGCCTGCGGCTGGATAGATGATCCTTATCAGAATGAACACCCTGATGAAAATGAAGGGATGAACCCAAACAGTCTCAATGAAACAAGAAGCATGTATAACAATCGCATTGGACGACCTTTTAAAGGAAAATGA
- a CDS encoding ABC transporter ATP-binding protein: MIDIKLEHIVKKYTSDVIAVDDLSLNFEPGSFVCLLGPSGCGKTTTLRMISGLERANDGIITVGGEIFDAPKQNIFVRPEHRKLGLVFQSYALWPHMTVQENVDFGLKLKKISKEERCRIVDESLDLLRMGAYRKRYPAELSGGQQQRVALARMLAVQPGILLLDEPLSNLDAALRLEMRSELKSLHERLGSTIVFVTHDQLEAMSLATHVAVMNEGKLEQYADPMTIYLKPATEFVATFVGSPPMNMVGFSDSEGQRWKEPFKKAVAAFRQMDGNDKRISKVGFRAEAVTLQRSDDTLLLKQNQTCIKGRVKAVLPTGPEQIVSIVVDDDQFYVVTPPSHFFENGQAVDMVIDLTMIHMFDQNGLRV; encoded by the coding sequence ATGATTGATATAAAACTTGAGCATATTGTAAAGAAGTACACCAGTGATGTTATTGCCGTAGATGACCTGTCCCTGAATTTTGAACCAGGCAGTTTTGTCTGTCTTCTTGGTCCTTCAGGCTGCGGCAAGACGACTACACTGAGGATGATTTCCGGCCTGGAACGGGCCAATGATGGGATTATTACCGTCGGAGGCGAGATCTTCGACGCCCCCAAGCAGAATATCTTTGTCCGTCCTGAACATCGCAAGCTTGGACTGGTTTTCCAAAGTTATGCCTTATGGCCTCACATGACGGTCCAAGAGAATGTGGATTTCGGGCTTAAATTGAAAAAGATCAGCAAAGAGGAACGGTGCCGCATCGTCGATGAATCGCTGGATCTGCTTCGGATGGGTGCCTACCGCAAGCGGTACCCAGCCGAACTGAGTGGCGGTCAGCAACAACGGGTGGCCTTGGCAAGAATGTTGGCTGTCCAACCTGGAATCTTATTGCTCGATGAGCCATTGTCCAATCTGGATGCAGCACTGCGCCTGGAGATGCGTTCGGAGTTGAAGTCACTGCATGAACGGTTGGGCAGCACCATTGTATTTGTCACCCACGACCAGTTGGAGGCGATGAGCCTGGCAACCCATGTTGCAGTGATGAATGAAGGAAAGTTGGAACAATATGCTGATCCAATGACCATCTACCTCAAGCCGGCAACCGAGTTCGTTGCCACATTCGTAGGGAGTCCTCCGATGAACATGGTGGGATTTTCCGATTCGGAAGGCCAACGATGGAAGGAGCCATTCAAGAAGGCGGTGGCTGCTTTTCGACAGATGGATGGGAACGATAAGCGTATCAGTAAAGTTGGGTTTAGAGCCGAGGCTGTGACTCTTCAACGTTCTGATGATACCCTGTTGCTCAAGCAAAACCAGACATGCATCAAGGGTCGGGTTAAAGCTGTTTTGCCTACTGGCCCCGAGCAGATTGTGAGCATTGTTGTCGATGACGATCAGTTCTATGTGGTGACACCTCCCTCCCATTTCTTTGAGAACGGACAGGCTGTCGATATGGTGATCGACCTTACGATGATTCACATGTTTGACCAGAATGGTTTGCGGGTCTGA
- a CDS encoding single-stranded DNA-binding protein — protein MNDMNALLENALAEAKNLKAGESFLVKDLFKGYLWNRIPRGERLLLGSLFLSHVSMHDCQIKVTYKGASGQQRYERK, from the coding sequence ATGAATGATATGAACGCCCTCTTGGAAAATGCACTCGCTGAGGCAAAGAACCTCAAGGCAGGGGAGAGCTTTCTGGTCAAGGATTTGTTCAAGGGGTACCTGTGGAACAGAATACCCAGGGGGGAGAGACTGCTGTTGGGTTCTCTGTTCCTCAGTCATGTGAGTATGCATGACTGCCAGATCAAGGTGACCTACAAGGGAGCTTCGGGGCAGCAGCGGTATGAGAGGAAGTGA
- a CDS encoding AAA family ATPase: MFVGREKELSLLETLHSSHTFAYLVLYGRRRVGKTSLLKEFSKSHSVIFYSAQAKNDSLNLADFSKTLQRYFTGTTFGTFSDWQAAFTYVTSQVSEKRVTLIIDEFPFIAEVNQTVKSILQHTIDHQWKDKNLFLILCGSSVSFMETEVMGAKSPLYGRSTSNLELQSFDYLQSAAFFPNYSNEEKLLSYGILGGIPCYLEAFSDASSLPQNIAQNILRMGSFLKDETQNLLKMELRD; this comes from the coding sequence ATGTTTGTTGGACGAGAAAAAGAACTCTCCCTGCTTGAAACCCTGCATTCCTCCCATACGTTTGCCTACTTGGTACTGTATGGAAGAAGGCGTGTAGGAAAAACATCCCTGCTAAAGGAATTTTCCAAGAGCCATTCGGTGATTTTCTATTCTGCCCAAGCAAAAAACGATAGCTTAAATCTTGCTGATTTTTCCAAAACATTGCAGAGGTATTTCACCGGAACAACGTTTGGCACGTTCTCGGATTGGCAGGCTGCTTTCACCTATGTAACCAGTCAAGTATCAGAAAAAAGAGTTACACTAATCATCGATGAGTTTCCGTTCATTGCTGAAGTCAACCAAACTGTCAAATCGATTCTGCAGCATACAATCGATCACCAATGGAAAGATAAAAACCTCTTCCTCATTCTTTGTGGCTCAAGCGTGAGCTTCATGGAAACTGAGGTAATGGGCGCAAAAAGCCCTCTCTATGGGCGCAGTACCAGTAATTTGGAGCTGCAAAGCTTTGACTACCTACAGAGTGCCGCTTTCTTTCCAAATTACTCAAACGAAGAGAAATTACTCAGTTATGGAATACTTGGAGGTATCCCGTGTTATCTTGAAGCCTTTAGTGATGCATCATCCTTACCACAGAACATTGCGCAGAACATTCTCCGTATGGGCTCGTTCCTAAAAGATGAAACGCAAAACTTATTAAAAATGGAACTTCGAGACTAG
- a CDS encoding HipA N-terminal domain-containing protein, with amino-acid sequence MPVGHLAMRERTIYFAYESSFIDQGLEISPFMLPLKQGVTTFSGCLPTVFEASLPDDWGNLLLNV; translated from the coding sequence ATGCCTGTTGGTCACCTGGCTATGAGAGAGCGGACCATCTATTTTGCTTATGAATCTTCCTTCATTGACCAAGGTTTGGAAATCTCGCCATTCATGCTTCCCTTGAAACAAGGAGTAACAACCTTTTCGGGTTGTTTACCCACAGTTTTCGAAGCCAGTCTTCCTGATGATTGGGGAAATCTCTTGCTTAATGTCTAG